A part of Vulpes lagopus strain Blue_001 chromosome 4, ASM1834538v1, whole genome shotgun sequence genomic DNA contains:
- the LOC121489795 gene encoding X-ray repair cross-complementing protein 6-like — protein sequence MSGWESYYKNEGDEEEEQEDGLEAGGEYTYSGRDSLIFLVDGSRAMFESQGEVELTPFDMSIQCIQSVYTNKIISSNQDLLAVVFYGTEKDKNSVNFKNIYLLQELDNPGAKRVLELDQFKGERGKKHFQDLIGHGSDYSLSEVLWVYANLFSDVQIKMSHKRIMLFTNEDDPHGNDSAKASRARTKAGDLRDTGIFLDLMHLKKRGGFDISLFYRDIISIAEDEDLGVHFEESSKLEDLLRKVRAKETRKRVLCRLKLKLSKDTALTVGIYNMVQKAVRPPPVRLYRETNEPVKSKTRTFNVNTGSLLLPSDTKRSQNYGNRQIVLEKEETEELKRFDEPGLILIGFKPLIMLKKHHYLRPSLFVYPEESLVNGSSTLFIALLTKCLEKEVMAVCRYTPRRNIPPYFVALLPQEEELDDQKIQVTPPAFQLVFLPYADDKRKVPFTEKVMANPEQIDKMKAIVQKLRLNYRSGSFENPVLQQHFRNLEVLALDLMEPEQAEDLTLPKIEAIDKRLGSLVNEFKELVYPPDYSPEGKAPKRRQDDEGLGSKRPKMELSEEELRAHVNKGTLGKLTVPMLKEACRVCGLKGGLKKQELLDILTKHFQKN from the coding sequence ATGTCAGGCTGGGAGTCTTATTACAAAAACGAGGGCGATgaagaagaagagcaagaagaCGGCCTTGAAGCCGGTGGAGAATACACATATTCAGGAAGAgatagtttgatttttttggttgATGGTTCTAGGGCCATGTTTGAATCTCAGGGTGAAGTTGAACTGACTCCTTTTGACATGAGCATCCAGTGTATCCAGAGTGTGTATACCAATAAGATCATAAGCAGTAATCAAGATCTCTTGGCAGTGGTGTTCTATGGTACTGAGAAGGataaaaattcagtgaatttcaaaaatatttacctcTTACAGGAGTTGGATAATCCAGGTGCTAAACGAGTGCTTGAGCTTGACCAGTTTAAGGGGGAGCGGGGGAAAAAACATTTCCAAGACCTAATTGGCCATGGATCTGACTACTCACTGAGTGAGGTGCTGTGGGTGTATGCCAACCTCTTTAGCGATGTCCAGATTAAGATGAGCCATAAGAGGATCATGCTGTTCACCAATGAAGATGACCCCCATGGCAATGACAGTGCCAAAGCTAGCAGGGCCAGGACCAAAGCTGGGGATCTCCGTGACACAGGTATCTTCTTGGACTTGATGCACTTGAAGAAACGTGGGGGTTTTGACATATCCTTGTTCTACCGAGATATCATCAGCATAGCAGAGGATGAGGACCTAGGGGTTCACTTCGAGGAATCGAGCAAGCTAGAAGACCTGTTGAGGAAGGTTCGTGCCAAGGAGACCCGGAAGCGTGTGCTCTGCAGGTTGAAGCTTAAGCTCAGCAAGGATACTGCACTCACTGTCGGCATTTATAATATGGTCCAGAAGGCTGTCAGACCTCCTCCGGTGAGGCTTTATCGGGAGACCAATGAGCCAGTGAAATCCAAAACCCGGACATTTAATGTAAATACGGGCAGTTTGCTTTTGCCTAGTGACACCAAGAGATCTCAGAACTATGGGAATCGTCAGATTGTactagagaaagaggaaacagaagagcTGAAACGCTTTGATGAACCAGGTTTGATTCTCATCGGTTTCAAGCCCTTGATAATGTTGAAGAAGCACCATTACCTGAGGCCCTCCCTGTTTGTGTACCCTGAAGAGTCCTTGGTGAATGGGAGCTCAACCCTGTTTATTGCTCTGCTCACCAAGTGTCTGGAGAAGGAGGTCATGGCAGTGTGCAGATACACCCCCCGTCGGAACATCCCTCCTTATTTTGTGGCCTTGTTGCCACAAGAAGAGGAGCTAGATGACCAGAAAATTCAGGTGACACCCCCAGCCTTTCAGCTTGTCTTCTTACCCTATGCTGATGATAAACGCAAGGTGCCCTTTACTGAAAAAGTCATGGCAAACCCAGAGCAGATAGACAAGATGAAGGCTATTGTTCAGAAGCTCCGACTCAATTACAGAAGTGGCAGCTTTGAGAACCCAGTGCTGCAGCAACACTTCAGGAACCTGGAGGTGCTGGCTTTGGATTTGATGGAACCCGAGCAGGCGGAGGATCTGACACTGCCTAAGATTGAAGCAATAGATAAAAGACTGGGCTCCTTGGTGAATGAGTTTAAGGAGCTTGTCTACCCACCAGATTACAGTCCTGAAGGAAAAGCTCCCAAGCGGAGACAAGATGATGAAGGTCTTGGAAGCAAAAGGCCCAAGATGGAGTTATCTGAAGAGGAGCTGAGGGCCCATGTCAACAAGGGCACGCTGGGTAAGCTCACTGTGCCCATGCTGAAGGAAGCCTGCAGGGTGTGTGGGCTGAAAGGCGGGTTGAAGAAGCAGGAGCTGCTGGACATACTCACTAAGCACTTCCAGAAGAACtga